gggggggggctcctgtgtgatgttgagcttgggggggggctcctgtgtgatgttgagcttggggaggggggtctgtgtgatgttgagcttggggggggggggcctgcgtgatgttgagcttggagggggaggcctgtgtgatgttgagcttggggtgaGGTGGTCTGTGTGGTGTTgagcttggggggaggggggcctgtgtgatgttgatcttgggaaagtggggggctgtgtgatgttgagcttgtggaggtggcgcctgtgtgatgttgatcttggggaaggggggtgactgtgtgatgttgagcttgtggaggaggggcctgtgtgatgttgaactTGGGAGGGGGGgcttgtgtgatgttgagcttggggacgggggggcctgtgtgatgttgagcttggggaggggggggcctgtgtgattttgagcttggggggggggggctgggtgacgttgagcttggggagggggggcctgtgtgatgttgagcttggggagggggggcctgtgtgatgttgagcttggggagggggggcctgtgtgatgttgaacttggggagggggggacctgtgtgatgttgatcttgtagagggggggcctgtgtgatgaagagcttggggaggggagggcctgtgtgatgttgaacttggggaggggggggcctgtgtgattttGTGTTTGGGGACGGGGGGCATGTGCGATGTTGACCTTGGggaaggggggcctgtgtgatgttgagcttggggaggtgggcctgtgtgatgttgagcttgggggagggggacctatgtgatgttgagcttgggggagggggcctgtgtgatgttgagcttggggaggggggggcctgtgCGATGTTGACTTTGGGGAAGggaggcctgtgtgatgttgagcttggggaggggggggggctgtgtgatgttgagcttggggaggggggggtagctgttgagcttggggagggggaggcctgtgtgatgttgagcttggggtgggggggtgggctgtgtgatgttgagcttataGAAggtgggcctgtgtgatgttgagcttggtgggggggggggcccgtGTGGTATTGATCTTGGGGAAGGGGAGCCTGTGTAATATTGAGCTTGGGAAGGGGGGGCTTGTGTGacgttgagcttggggagggggggcctgtgtgatgttgaactTGGGGAGGggaggcctgtgtgatgttgaacttgggggaggggggcctgtgtgatgttcagCTTGGAGAGGGGGGACTATGTGATGTTCAGCTTGgagaggggggcctgtgtgatgttggggagggagggcctgtgtgatgttgtgcttggggaggggggacctgtgtgatgttgagcttggggagggggggcctgtgtgatgttgaacttggggaggggggggacctgtgtgatgttgatcttgtagagggggggcctgtgtgatgacgagcttggggaggggagggcctgtgtgatgttgaacttggggaggggggggcctgtgtgatgttgagcttgggggagggggacctatgtgatgttgagcttgggggagggggcctgtgtgatgttgagcttggggcgGGGGGGGCCTGTGCGATGTTGACTTTGGGGAAGggaggcctgtgtgatgttgagcttggggaggggggggggctgtgtgatgttgagcttggggaggggggggtagctgttgagcttggggagggggaggcctgtgtgatgttgagcttggggtgggggggtgggctgtgtgatgttgagcttataGAAggtgggcctgtgtgatgttgagcttggtggggggggggcccgTGTGGTATTGATCTTGGGGAAGGGGAGCCTGTGTAATATTGAGCTTGGgaaggggggggcctgtgtgacgttgagcttggggagggggggcctgtgtgatgttgaactTGGGGAGGggaggcctgtgtgatgttgaacttgggggaggggggcctgtgtgatgttcagCTTGGAGAGGGGGGACTATGTGATGTTCAGCTTGGAGAGggaggcctgtgtgatgttggggagggagggcctgtgtgatgttgagcttggggagggtggggcctgtgtgatgttgagtttggggaggggggggcctgtgtgatgttgtgcttggggagggggggcctgtgtgatgttgagcttggggagggggggcctgtgtgatgttgagcttggggagggggggcctgtgtgatgttgaacttggggagggggggacctgtgtgatgttgatcttgtagtgggggggcctgtgtgatgacgagcttggggaggggagggcctgtgtgatgttgaacttggggaggggggggcctgtgtgatgttgagcttggggagggggcgcctctgtgatgttgagcttggggaagtgggccctgtgtgatgttgagcttggggaggggggggcctgtgtgatgttgagcttggggaggggggcctgtttgatgttggggaggggggcctgtttgatgttggggagggagggcctgtgtgatgttggggagggggcgcctgtgtgatgttgagcttggggaggggggggtagctgttgagcttggggagggggaggcctgtgtgatgttgagcttggggtgggggggtgggctgtgtgatgttgagcttataGAAtgtgggcctgtgtgatgttgagcttggtggggggggggcccaTGTGGTATTGATCTTGGGGAAGGGGAGCCTGTGTAATATTGAGCTTGGgaaggggggggcctgtgtgacgttgagcttggggagggggggcctgtgtgatgttgaactTGGGGAGGggaggcctgtgtgatgttgaacttgggggaggggggcctgtgtgatgttcagCTTGGAGAGGGGGGACTATGTGATGTTCAGCTTGgagaggggggcctgtgtgatgttggggagggagggcctgtgtgatgttgagcttggggagggtggggcctgtgtgatgttgagtttggggaggggggggcctgtgtgatgttgtgcttggggagggggggcctgtgtgatgttgagcttggggagggggggcctgtgtgatgttgaacttggggaggggggggacctgtgtgatgttgatcttgtagagggggggcctgtgtgatgacgagcttggggaggggagggcctgtgtgatgttgaacttggggaggggggggcctgtgtgatgttgagcttgggggagggggacctatgtgatgttgagcttgggggagggggcctgtgtgatgttgagcttggggaggggggggcctgtgCGATGTTGACTTTGGGGAAGGGAGGCCTGtgcgatgttgagcttggggagggggggggggctgtgtgatgttgagcttggggagggggggggtagctgttgagcttggggagggggaggcctgtgtgatgttgagcttggggtgggggggtgggctgtgtgatgttgagcttataGAAggtgggcctgtgtgatgttgagcttggtgggggggggccCGTGTGGTATTGATCTTGGGGAAGGGGAGCCTGTGTAATATTGAGCTTGGgaaggggggggcctgtgtgacgttgagcttggggagggggggcctgtgtgatgttgaactTGGGGAGGggaggcctgtgtgatgttgaacttgggggaggggggcctgtgtgatgttcagCTTGGAGAGGGGGGACTATGTGATGTTCAGCTTGgagaggggggcctgtgtgatgttggggagggagggcctgtgtgatgttgagcttggggagggtggggcctgtgtgatgttgagtttggggagggggggggcctgtgtgatgttgtgcttgtggagggggggcctgtgtgatgttgagcttggggagggggggcctgtgtgatgttgaacttggggagggggggacctgtgtgatgttgatcttgtagagggggggcctgtgtgatgacgagcttggggaggggagggcctgtgtgatgttgaacttggggagggggggcctgtgtgatgttgagcttggggagggggcgcctctgtgatgttgagcttggggaggggggggcctgtgtgatgttgagcttggggaggggggcctgtttgatgttggggagggagggcctgtgtgatgttggggagggggcgcctgtgtgatgttgagcttggggaggggggggtagctgttgagcttggggagggggaggcctgtgtgatgttgagcttggggtggggggtgggctgtgtgatgttgagcttataGAAggtgggcctgtgtgatgttgagcttggtggggggggggcccgTGTGGTATTGATCTTGGGGAAGGGGAGCCTGTGTAATATTGAGCTTGGgaaggggggggcctgtgtgacgttgagcttggggagggggggcctgtgtgatgttgaactTGGGGAGGggaggcctgtgtgatgttgaacttgggggaggggggcctgtgtgatgttcagCTTGGAGAGGGGGGACTATGTGATGTTCAGCTTGGAGAGGGGGGACTGTGTGATGTTCAGCTTGgagaggggggcctgtgtgatgttggggagggagggcctgtgtgatgttgagcttggggagggtggggcctgtgtgatgttgagtttggggaggggggggcctgtgtgatgttgtgcttggggagggggggcctgtgtgatgttgagcttggggagggggggcctgtgtgatgttgaacttggggagggggggacctgtgtgatgttgatcttgtagagggggggcctgtgtgatgacgagcttggggaggggagggcctgtgtgatgttgaacttggggaggggggggcctgtgtgatgttgagcttgggggagggggacctatgtgatgttgagcttgggggagggggcctgtgtgatgttgagcttggggaggggggggcctgtgCGATGTTGACTTTGGGGAAGggaggcctgtgtgatgttgagcttggggaggggggggggctgtgtgatgttgagcttggggaggggggggtagctgttgagcttggggagggggaggcctgtgtgatgttgagcttggggtgggggggtgggctgtgtgatgttgagcttataGAAggtgggcctgtgtgatgttgagcttggtgggggggggccCGTGTGGTATTGATCTTGGGGAAGGGGAGCCTGTGTAATATTGAGCTTGGgaaggggggggcctgtgtgacgttgagcttggggagggggggcctgtgtgatgttgaactTGGGGAGGggaggcctgtgtgatgttgaacttgggggaggggggcctgtgtgatgttcagCTTGGAGAGGGGGGACTATGTGATGTTCAGCTTGgagaggggggcctgtgtgatgttggggagggagggcctgtgtgatgttgagcttggggagggtggggcctgtgtgatgttgagtttggggaggggggggcctgtgtgatgttgtgcttgtggagggggggcctgtgtgatgttgagcttggggagggggggcctgtgtgatgttgaacttggggagggggggacctgtgtgatgttgatcttgtagagggggggcctgtgtgatgacgagcttggggaggggagggcctgtgtgatgttgaacttggggaggggggggcctgtgtgatgttgagcttggggagggggcgcctctgtgatgttgagcttggggaagtgggccctgtgtgatgttgagcttggggagggggggggcctgtgtgatgttgagcttggggaggggggcctgtttgatgttggggagggagggcctgtgtgatgttggggagggggcgcctgtgtgatgttgagcttggggaggggggcctgtgtgatgttaaGCTTGGAGCGGGAGGGGGAAGGTCTGTGCGATGGTCTTGGCAAATGAAGGGGTGCTGGTTTCTATAATGTTCTGGCCGGGTCCGGAGCCGGACGCCGAGCCCAACCCGTCTCGGGCACCCAGTGACGGACGAGGTTCTGACACTTGTCTCCCACCCCTTTGGCATCGGGGGGCTTAAACGACCGACGTTGCTGCCGCACGCAGGCCTTCCCCGCGGCCAGAACTCACGATATTCCCGAGTGTACATCAGCGGCCGGAAGTAGATCGGGTAGAAGGCAGCACCGACTGCAGCCACAAAACCGCCGAACACCAACATCATGCGCAGGTTCCTGGACATGGTGGACTGGAGGGGGAACGCCGCGCGCGTCGCCGACCACGCCTGCGCGAACCGTGAGGTAACTCAACGGGAGCCATCTTTGAGACGGGCACGTGAAGCACGGCCTCTTTCCACCAAACGCGCTTGAGTTGATGTTCAAGCCTCTCATTTGGAGTTGACGTGTATTTCAACATTATTTGCATTTTAAGTTGTCAGCCTCCACGGCCAGGAGTCATTGCACCCACGTACCCACCCGCAGGCCAAGCCCTTAGCGCAAAACTTTTAAAATTGcattataattttaattatttaattatcatttcgcaaaatgaaataaaattaaaaaaaattgaaaaatatttgcCTACGCGCGTGACGTCAGAATGACGTTTTAATGCGTGAAGCGCCTGACATCATGTGTGCGCCAGATTTAATCTCGAATCAAGTGACCGTTCCTTCCTTCTGAATCTGTTCTTAAGAACACAACAAAAAATGGATAGAAGAACACGGCTGGATTTATCGGCTTCTTCAAGGCATCCTGCAGCTCCACCAGTGCCCAGCAGGGCCACCTTTTGTGTCCAGCAAGAGTCTCCTGCAGCGAGCAGCCTTGATGCACCCCCGAAAGTCAGCGTTGGCTGTGGAAGATAACCTCAGGCCTGACCGGCCCAACCGAATCGACCGTCAACAGTACCCTGCTAACAATTTCAGTGGTAGGAACTGTTCATTTGTCTGCTGGTTATCACAAACCGTGATGGGCGTGAATACACTGTCAAGGCTGATACAGCATTTTGATTTTGGACTTGGAAACTGGTTGCCTATGTGAGTGTGGACTTTACTAACAGGAAAAAtacttgggagagagagagatcagggaTTTCATAAACATAGATCTTCAAAGGAGCGTATCTCTTGCTGTTGAAGTCGCAGGAGAGGCGTGTCCTTGCTGGAAAGGAAATTTCAACACTTTTCAATGAAGACCAACTACGAAAAACCAAGAAGCCCCTCAAACACCAGAAAGGGGAGGAAGGACGTGATGCCACAATGTGGTTAATAGTGTAATAGTGTGAACACTTTTCCTTTTGTATTTactttattgtaaataaagtttGTTTTGGTGGAGGTTCAGTGCTCATCTTATTTATCCCATTGAGAAGATGATAAATATATGTGAAGCACAAAATGATTGCTTTCGAAAATAGATTTATTTCCATGGACGTTTGAGTGCAGGAATACATCAGAGGGGTTGTCTCCAAAATGAGTCACCTGGCTTCCAAAACCACGCGCGCTTGTCTGAAACACCGGGGGGAAAGTGTGATCGCGCGGTGGATGGGGGAGGACCATGGCAGGTTAAGccttcttttcccccccccccccacccctgttacCCTAATGACCcctgaaatagatcccttctGACGCTGACCCTACGTAGGAGTCACTGAAAAGAAATATACTATAGATCGGAGCCCTTGTCAAAGCCAGAAAGTTGGCGAGAGATTGAACTCCTTGGCCAGTCTCTCAGGATCAATAATGATACAGTTCTACTTTGGATTCAGGCACCAATGTGGAAAGTGGAGTCGTTGCCTCAGATTGAGCAAGAGGTGCCAATTGTGATGAACAGGTGGATCGTACTCTGCTTATTCACGTTGTGTATTTCAAAGCATGAATTTAAGGTACTCCGTCCATTATCAAATGCTCTTTTCTAATATACAGTCATGGGCACAAGTTACCACAAATTATGTTGGTACTTTGGGAACATTTTTGAATCTTTTCCTCCGTCTACCTGGTAATCTCATCTGTGACAGATTaggaatgcatttttaaaaatatgccaTTGGGCATGACTAAATAGAATTGCATCTAAATATAATTGGAGTCTCAATGTTGAGAGTATGGGCATGGGAGAGGATGCTGACATTCATTTACTCTTCCAGTTGATTTGTCTTAAACTGCCTGGTAGGGTTTACTACCACTCATTAGTGAAGGGTAACCTGATTCTTTGGAGATTTTGGGCAGCTCATAAAATGTCTGAGGAATTGTGTCttagatttcaatttcaattgaaACTTTCATTCTGATCATTATCAACACATCAAGGCTGCAGTGGAATACAAAGTAGTGCCTTGCACCTGTTGCCTATTTGTCTATGAGTGAATAGTTCCTATTCCCTCACAGTAAATTGTGCCAAACTACAAAGCTAACATTTCACATTTATGGGTCACCATGCATTTTGTCTTCACAGTTTTTGTCGCACTTCCAACTTTACTATTTGGCTGTGAGATAAAATGATGTGTGTCTAAAGCTCCATGTCTTGACAAACACTACATATTTTGTATGTCAGAAATTGTAGTCCATTATCAATATCTAGTCTTGCTGGACATAACTGAAGTATGTTCATTTTAGAAATTGCATTCAATGTGTAGACTATGTCCCTGTAATCAACAAATTGCTGAATGTTAAGAGGGATGATTAGACACTTCAAGAGAGATAATCATTGTTTAGATCTGTCAAGTGAGAATGTTTCTTGGTATTTCAGCCTATCAGGTCTCACTGTATGTAAGCAATTGCAAATAATACTGAAAAATGTCATTAATAATCCCCCATTTCTAATATTGTGGTCTGATGACCATGCTGAAACAGCTGAAGatgtttggagggagtgggcagaacagCCTCATATCTACTGGCAAGTAGCCACTACAGCCACAAGGCATAGGGATTCAGCAGAACGTgcaggtctactgagaagccctggcctactcaacgaAGCTATGTCATGAGGtcgttagcacttcagatgtcatgacacCAGGTCACATGTGTCTATCACATCTGGCAGCATGCCAATAAATGCTTCTACTCTtcgctggctgacaacttcaggcgTGGTCTCATTATTCCTAAcatttcaacatgatggcgtaTGAGCACAAACATCATGGTGACCCTGACGGTAGCTCAACTCCACAGCTGACAAGCTCAAATTAATTTGCTGCAGCAATAAACAGCAACGTGCCAATGAGCCTGCAACAAATAACGGACACTCTGCAAGCCCAAACTCAAAACTTCTGCAACAGGAAGCTTGCTTGTAGAGCCAGCAACAAATGACAGACTGCCTAACCCAGCTGAACCTAATTTCATACTGCCTCCAGTCGACTGTAGCGACGAATGACTGCAGATCAATCAGTATAACATCAAAGGTCACCAAATAAATTACCAGAGGGCCAGTTGCTTTTCCCTTCATGGTCAACTGAACATATAGCATGGGATGCAGCGTCGTAGAAGGTAATTGGAATAACTCTAAACTTGCTACAAGTCGAAAGACAGATTTACAACTTACTCATCACTTTGGTGACGAAACTATTGTTTTGTGTGCTTCATGAACGGCGTAGCAAGTCTGGCCAATTAGCTACAATGTCAGGGAAACTCTTATCTGCAACATTTTAAACTGTCTACATACATCAACAGGCTGTGTGTATTTGCTCAACATAGCATTGCATTAGAGCCTCAGTTTTTCCAAGATGTTACCGCACTCCATTATGCTGAAGTGGTCATTCGTCAGCAATTTGTCTGCTGCCAGCAGCACAGACTTTCAAAATTTGCCTCTTCAGACTTTGGAAGGTTTGCATCTCAACAGCAGAGCAAACCCCATGTTACAACCAGTTACTCCCCAAAGGAAGACCACTCGACCCGGAAATGACCAACGACCCTCCACGAGAGAAGTCCACAAACTGGAAAACAACCACTTAGTCCCCCAAGGCAAGATCATGTGACCTGGAGGGCAGCCAGCCACCCCCTCGATGGAAGACTCTGTGACCCATGTattaaagcatttttaaaaatgccgCCAGTTAATGATgccactgagaccttttcctgccaacAAGGTAGATACGTAACAGGTTTTTCAGTCTCCTGTTCAGCACTGCCTATCGGTCCGGCTGCCAGCCAGCAAACGTTAACCAACAATGGACGGTTCGTCCACAGAGCGCCGCCTATCAGCTCTTGTGTGACAATACAGACGTTAACCAGCAATGACAGTCAGTCCACAGAGTGCCACCTACCAGCTCCTGTGTGTCATTGCAGATTTTAGCCTCTACTTGACTTTCTAAAGTTAACTGTTTCCTGCCAGACTCTGAGGTTAGCACTATAGGCTCTCACAATTACAGTATGGACGTTCAGTTTTGATAATGCATCTCAAATGTTTGATATTGTGTTGGATTTCTCATGTGCATTAACTGTAATTATCTGTATTCAACTCTGACATTTTGCAACTGCCTGTGATGACCTTTTGCAGAGGTTAAGTGCCTCACATGATTCCTTCTTTAATTTATTCATGTTGTCAACAATTGTTTCTCAGCTTTCCACTTGATTGAGCCCTGTTAGTATCTACAGTAAATATCACTTCCTACAGCAGCCTTCATATACGATACTCCGGCACAGTGCCACAATTGGCAAGACAGTTTTGCTCTCTCTTAGTTCTACAGCGGAACAACTGCACTAATTCAGAACTGCTGAGCCAGTTGCTCACTTACTGCTGGTTCCGGGGGGGAGATGTGTAGCTATATACTTGGAGGGAGTGGACAGAACCAGGACTAGCTAATagctcctgtcttgtgacagctaAACACAATAGCCTCCTATCTACTGCcaactagccactacagccaTGAGGCATAGTGATTCAGCAGAACCCACAGGTCTACTGAGAAGCTCTCGCCTACTCAAGCGAGCTACAGTGCAGTGCAGATAAGAAATACATGACACTCTTTGTTTAGATTCCCTGGGTTTGATTCGAAGGGGAAGGAGTGGGATAATCAGACAATCCCACTGGCAGATAATTGGTGACTGTGCAGTAAGGAGACAGTAATTTTTCCTGTCTCAAGATATTCAACAACAGGATTTGGCTCAGTGGCTGTAGTTTAATCTGACCTTTTATATGTGAGACCACTGAGGTCacaaaaggggtgggggggatacaTGGAAAGTATTCATTATGTGTTCATGAatcattactatgtaacaatttactatgcacttaatattaaaaatattaatgtaATCAAGTAacgccacagtatgtagaaaagctGGCTGAtaatagtatgtgtagaatttgctgattCCAAAGCCTGCTAACTTTAAAACACAAAGAGGGAAAATATtttcatccccaaggttacacaAAACTGCTAACTTTAAAACATGAGTCCAGAGACAAACCATCAAGGTTATACATTAAAATCTAAGTAAATAATAGTGGTTACAGGCACCAGGAGAAgaagcattcaaacaggatgaGATCAGGGGAGTAACAGGAGatcagataggagaagttagacaggacTAGGTAGGGGGAACCACAGTGGTGAGTGATTAATTctgaaatgggccaattacaagaAGATAAGTGTAGCGCAAGgagaagtgattaaaaataccaTCAAGAAATTATCTCAGGATGAGCTAATTGGTACAAAACATCAATCTcaaggcttcttcaggtgtattCTCTGCTAAGGATGCGCCTGAGGAAGAGGAACGCGCCCGAGGACGAGGAAGGAACGCGCCCGAGGACGAGGAAGGAACGCGCCCGAGGACGAGGAAGGAACGCGCCCGAGGACGAGGAAGGAACGCGCCCGAGGACGAGGAAGGAACGCGCCCGAGGACGAGGAAGGAACGCGCCCGAGGACGAGGAAGGAACGCGCCCGAGGACGAGGAAGGAACGCGCCCGAGGACGAGGAAGGAACGCGCCCGAGGACGAGGAAGGAACGCGCCCGAGGACGAGGAAGGAACGCGCCCGAGGACGAGGAAGGAACGCGCCCGAGGACGAGGAAGGAACGCGCCCGAGGACGAGGAAGGAACGCGCCCGAGGACGAGGAAGGAACGCGCCCGAGGACGAGGAAGGAACGCGCCCGAGGACGAGGAAGGAACGCGCCCGAGGACGAGGAAGGAACGCGCCCGAGGACGAGGAAGGAACGCGCCCGAGGACGAGGAAGGAACGCGCCCGAGGACGAGGAAGGAACGCGCCCGAGGACGAGGAAGCGGCCCTTTCACTCGCCATTCAGGTGATAGCgctaaaagcgcagcgctggcctcCTGAAGGGACGGCTGCACTGGAATGCACAGCTCAGCACTCTCCAGTCCTGTCACTTGGgctgtcaagttaggatggctgTCTGACAGCTGGGATAGCCAGCGCGGGTACATCCCACATGGAATGTCCCCATACTGATCGCTCTGCCCCCCAGCTGGGGAAGAAGAGGGCTGGGGCAGCTAGCGGGAGAGTACAGGGGCTGGGGCGGCTGGCGGGAGAGTACAGGGGCTGGGGCGGCGGGCGGGAGAGTACAGGGGCTGGGGCGGCTGGCGGGAGAGTACAGGGGCTGGGGGCGGCGGGCGGGAGAGTACAGGGGCTGGGGCGGCGGGCGGGAGAGTACAGGGGCTGGGGCGGCGGGC
This genomic window from Narcine bancroftii isolate sNarBan1 chromosome 3, sNarBan1.hap1, whole genome shotgun sequence contains:
- the smim20 gene encoding small integral membrane protein 20, whose protein sequence is MSRNLRMMLVFGGFVAAVGAAFYPIYFRPLMYTREYQQDQKVNRAGINQEEIQPGGMKVWSDPFNRK